A region of Amblyraja radiata isolate CabotCenter1 chromosome 22, sAmbRad1.1.pri, whole genome shotgun sequence DNA encodes the following proteins:
- the tsr3 gene encoding 18S rRNA aminocarboxypropyltransferase, whose translation MGRKKQFQKKERAGPKWKDAHHREKRQSFETFGEDLHDALQAVGDGPSEDVTCPKFQFPCPLAMWELGHCDPKRCTGRKLVRKGFVRNMRINERFNGIILTPLGTKYVSPSDREIVEQRGVAVIDCSWARLADTPFSKMKGRHPRLLPHLVAANPVNYGRPCKLSCVEAFAATFAIVGFPELAEILLEKFKWGKTFLKLNQEVLEKYSACQNEAEVHQAEEEWLSAEQEPEELEDPFDVDSGKEFCNLNKPHLGRAVEFEEGSDEDSGEEDKDSKPDEGNEAEVCSEHEEQTGCSEEEQLAGKTMGIAES comes from the exons ATGGGGCGGAAGAAACAGTTTCAGAAGAAGGAGCGTGCTGGTCCAAAATGGAAAGATGCCCATCATAGAGAGAAGCGCCAATCCTTTGAGACATTTGGAGAGGATCTTCATGATGCTCTGCAAG CTGTTGGAGATGGGCCATCTGAGGATGTAACATGCCCCAAATTCCAATTTCCGTGCCCACTGGCCATGTGGGAACTTGGACATTGTGATCCAAAAAGATGcacaggcaggaaacttgttcgcaAAGGGTTTGTCCGCAATATGCGCATCAACGAGAGATTCAATGGAATCATTCTCACTCCTTTAGGAACAAAATACGTTTCCCCATCTGACAG AGAGATCGTGGAGCAACGAGGTGTAGCTGTCATTGATTGTTCCTGGGCTAGATTAGCGGACACCCCGTTCTCAAAGATGAAGGGCAGACATCCCCGGCTGTTGCCCCACCTCGTTGCTGCTAATCCAGTCAATTATGGGCGACCCTGCAAGCTCTCCTGTGTTGAGGCATTTGCTGCCACGTTCGCCATTGTGG GTTTTCCAGAACTGGCTGAGATTCTACTGGAGAAATTCAAATGGGGGAAAACGTTCTTGAAACTGAACCAAGAAGTACTGGAGAAGTATAGTGCATGTCAGAATGAGGCAGAGGTCCATCAAGCTGAGGAGGAGTGGCTTTCTGCAGAGCAAGAGCCAGAAGAACTGGAAG ATCCATTTGATGTCGATTCAGGAAAAGAGTTCTGTAATCTTAATAAGCCGCACCTTGGAAG AGCTGTAGAGTTTGAAGAAGGAAGTGATGAAGATTCTGGGGAAGAAGACAAAGATAGTAAACCAGATGAAGGAAATGAAGCAGAGGTTTGCAGTGAACATGAAGAGCAAACTGGCTGCAGTGAGGAGGAGCAACTTGCTGGAAAGACGATGGGTATTGCGGAAAGCTGA